From a single Rutidosis leptorrhynchoides isolate AG116_Rl617_1_P2 chromosome 5, CSIRO_AGI_Rlap_v1, whole genome shotgun sequence genomic region:
- the LOC139848704 gene encoding uncharacterized protein, whose protein sequence is MSKSLFNRIGHAILSYESQPKPDYFQYFDQHFDATGQLGFNIFQKCTSAIRQLAYGIAPDAFDEYLHMGASTSRDCLNNYCKCIIHIFAREYLRKPTEEDIRRLHAKHLEMHGFPRMLGSLYCMHWAWKNCPVAWQGHYHRGDHEGPT, encoded by the coding sequence ATGAGTAAGTCATTGTTTAATCGTATTGGTCATGCTATTCTATCATACGAATCTCAACCGAAACCCGATTATTTTCAATATTTTGACCAACATTTTGATGCAACCGGTCAACTCGGTTTCaatatctttcaaaagtgtacatcgGCGATACGTCAATTGGCGTATGGCATTGCGCCTGATGCATTCGATGAATATTTACACATGGGCGCATCTACGTCTCGTGACTGTTTAAACAATTATTGTAAATGTATTATTCATATATTTGCGCGAGAATATTTAAGGAAACCAACTGAAGAAGATATTCGTCGATTGCATGCCAAACATTTGGAGATGCACGGTTTTCCGAGGATGTTAGGTAGTCTTTATTGCATGCACTGGGCTTGGAAAAATTGTCCAGTTGCGTGGCAAGGGCATTACCACAGAGGTGATCATGAAGGACCAACATAA